The following nucleotide sequence is from Parvularculales bacterium.
CTACGGAGATACCGTCAAATTCACCGCCGTCAACCGTACAGCCATGTGTGCACGTACAGAACGGGGGGTTCGGGTTACGATTACAAGACAAGGGTTCCGTATCGGACGCTGTGTAGCCGTTGGCGACCTCGGTGCCGTCACTCGCCGTACAGTCATATGTACACGTACAGGTGCGGATTTCCTGTTGAGATGTAGTGATACAAGTCAGGGTTTCCGAAGCAGGTGCTGTATCGCCACGGTCCATGGAATTGCCTTCGCTGTCCTTACAGCCTTGGGTACACGAACAGGTCTGGGATTGGGATGCTTGGGGATCTGTTGTTGGAGGAGTTATTGGGGGTGCGGAACCACCACCGCCGCCACCACCGCAGGCAGACATAGCAAATAATGCTACCGTTAAAAAGAAAAACCGCGACATTTATGTTTCATAAAGCCGCAACAGCAATTTGATACACCACATGAAATCAACTGCCTGCCATCCTCCGCTTTAGAGTTGCCCCATCAATCGGTCCGGTTCGACAGTTAGATTATAATCAGTCCCGGATCAATCAAGATGAAAAAAAGTAGCAAACAGGGGCTTTCCTTAAATTGTTACTTCAGTATGGTAATTATACACTCTCCTTTATCATAATCATTCAAAAACAGGAAAACTTCCAACAAATATTAGATGTTTCTTTTGAGATATTAGAGTCATGCTTTGAATTATTAGAGTCAATTATTTGGTAATTTGAAATTTCATGTTCTATATCTAATACAGTTGCATTTGGTTGTTTACACTGATTAATAAGTTTGGGGCATTGAAAGGGCGGACAGGTCATAAACTTTCTTTCAGACCAGAGCAATTGATGAGAGCCGTTAAATTATGAGTTTGTGATGGGGGCCGCTCAGTTAAGGAAAATCAGATGCCCCCATTCACAAAAAATAAACTGACCATATTGCCGGCATCGGCAAAATGGCCGTTAATCTATATCTATTAACTTTCCGGCCGGGTCAAAAGTGTCTTCACATTCATATTGCCCCATAATGACGGGCTTAAGCCAGCCTTTAAGAAAGCGGTTTAATGGCTCAAAGTCCCGGAAAGCAATAATGTCACCGGCCAACATGACCCTCCCCCATTTAACTGGTCCACCATGAATATTAGGGAAGATGTTGCCCATACTGAGACCGGGCCGGTTTATAGGGGCAGTTCAAGACCATCAGATTATATTACCAAAGCACCTTCTCTCGGCTTCGATCGGCACCCACACAGGTTAGCCTTACTGAAGCTGGGGCCGTGGTACCCGTGGCGACGGTTTCGCGGTTATAACTCCTACAGCCCTCCGGGCGCAAACGACTTGGGTTTCCGGAGAGTTCAAGGGGGGGTGTTACGCCACCGGAGATACCACCACCCAATGGTCCTTGTCCCACGGTGGCGCAGGCGGTTAGCGCAATCAACGCTACACATATTGGTAATTGTTTCCAGAACATGTTCGCTCTACCTTATTTACTGCTTAGTCGCTCAATTATCATAATATTAGAAAGTGCCAAAAAATAAATACAAAGGCTCAGATGATTTTTTCCCCTCGTATGTTTCTTGCCCTTGCTTTCACGCTGTCCGTAGTTTTGGCCAATGGAAGTGCCAATGCACAAAATACCCCTCGTGGAATTAGCGAAGAATCTATCGCAACCGCACGGGCTATAGTTGAGTCACGACTCATTGAGTCAATCGGAAAAACTCTTCCTCGAAAAGAGAGCAATGATGTCACCTGGGTCAAGATATCCAAGAGCGCTGACGGTATTTTGTATGAAGGACAACTCCGCTGGAAAAATAGTGAAATCAATAACTTCAATTCACCAAGTGCGCTTTATAAACTAAAAGAAAAAACCATCTCGGACACAAATAAAGGATTCTGCAATGTAACGGCGATTCAACTGTATAGCACTTTAGGAGGGGTCATGAAGGTGGTGTACAATACAGCAGACGCGCATCAGTTCGCCTCCCTTACTATTTCGTGTGAAGAATCTACCGCAACCGAACGGGACATAATTGAGTCAATAGTAATTGACGACTTCGGCAGATCTCTTCCTCGAAAACAGAACGATGATATCACGTGGGTGAAGGTATCAAAGAGTGCTGACGGTATTTTGTATGAAGGAGAACTCAGCCTTACAGTCAATGAGTTCAATAATCGCCATAGTCCAAGTGCATTGACGAAACGAAAAAATGTACTCATTGCGTCCACAAGGAAAGCATTCTGCAACGATAAGGCGGTTCAACTGTATAGCCTCTTAGGCGGGGTATTTAAGGTGGTTTACAATACGGCTGATGCGCATCAATTCGCCGCTCTTACTGTTGCCTGTCCTGAGTTATATTTTGATAGAGGTTACGTCGAACAACAGGAATACAAAGAGATCCTAAAGTTTGATGACACACTTGGTACCATCATTATCCAGGTAGGTATCAATGGTGTTAAGGGGCGTTTTCTTCTGGATACAGGCGCGCCCAACACTATCACCCCGGACTTTGCCGAGCGGGTTTCAGCAGAAACCGACGGCTTATTCGCCACTATGGGCATGGATATTGGGGGAAATGTAATTAAAGGCGAATTAACCACACTTGATACACTTCATATTGGTAGCCTCACCTACCGGGATGTTAATTTCGTCGTAACGTCTCTCTTTGAAGGGGGTATTGTTTCTCACTGCCTTGGTCTGGACGGAGTCATTGGCGCAAATCTTATGAGAAAGTCTGTCTGGAAAATTGACTACGTAAACAGGAACATATTGATTGCGGACTCACCGGATGATCTCGGCGATCTGACAGGTTTTGATAGTATACCTTTTCGCACGACTACTCAGGGCACTCCTCTAATTGATCTCAACATAGATGGCGTAATCGTTAAAGACATCAATTTTGACACGGGACTAAGTGGACATCTAAGCATATTAAAGGAGTATCAGGGTATATTTCCGGATGACCCCAAAAATGATTTTTATGTGGATGGCAGAGCTACTTATGGTGCTGGTGGCAAGTCGCAACAAACACGAACCGACTTCAAAGTTTTTAATAAGGTTAAAATTGGCACATTGTCATTTGACAACTTAGCCGTCGGATTTAGCGAATACCATTCGCTTCTCGGGAACAGAATTCTGGAAAACTATGATGTGATTCTGGACTGGAATTCATCGAAAGTTCTTTGGAAAGAGGTTGTACAATATCAGGATAAGAGGAACTTTGATTTTGCATCCGATGTGAATACCGAAGGTTTTTTTATTACCGGTATTTACTCTAATTCATCAATACCGTTATTGACGGGTGATCAGATTGTGTCCTGGAACGGAAAAGACATGCGTGATATGACCGAGAGTCAAAAATGCGACTTCTTGTCTTCATACGTGAGGGGGGAAAGTTCAGGGGATATCAATCTGCGGGTATTGAGAGACTCTGAAGAAGTACCGGTCACATGGGTGCGGGATTAATGATGTAACGAAACGATGGTATGTACTATCAGTAATCTTTCGTAATGCACAAATTTCGCATGAATGTTCTTTTTTTTGGGCTTTCATGGTCATTTACCTTGCACAAAACTTGCAAATATTCACATATTTCGCCCAAAAATTGCACCCCAAAAAGTGCAAGTTTTTCCTAGTTTTCCTGTGATAATTGACTGAACTAGCCGCTTATTCTTTCTCTTCCAACTTCAAAAATCAAGATTGATATTTGCCAGACCATTGAGATAGGTCCGGGCAGTGGCATCATGGCCGGGAGTGGAGGGTTAGTCCGGCACGCACTTCCATGGTGATGTTGTCACTGAGCGGAACATGATGCCCAACCCCGACGGTAATCTCCTGGCCTGACGGTGTCAGAGTGACGTCGGCATTCCCTTGCAGTAACAGACCGTCAATGGTGCGGCCCGTTGACCATCTCAATCCCATCTCCCCAGCTTCGATATGCAGGGGCTGACTAAACCGTGACGCCTGTAACCTCTGTAGAACTGCCACGAAAGCTGCGTTGTCAGAATAATATACATACGCTGCCACTTGACCTTCCCCCATCAACTGGTCCACCCTGAATGTTAGAGAAGATGTTGCCCGAACTGAACCCGTACATATAATAAACTAACGTTCAAACTGGACCGATTTATGGGGGCAGTTCAATCTTGCGGGCGTGCGGGTTGAGCGGGGATTGTGTCAGGTGTATCAACGTGAACGAGCATAGAACAGTCATAAAAACCGTGCCGGCGTTATTGTTTGCACTGTTCGCCGGGTTGGTGCCGGGCATGACACCGGGTGCGGCCGCCTCCGAACCGCAAAGTCAGGAACAGGCCGGGGTCGAGGCACGTAACGTATTTAACGCCGTGCGGTTGACGGAAAGACAATTGACCTATTGCAGAGGGCAGGAGGTGATCTTTCTCTCCTCCGACTGTCATAAACGCTATGGCCGCTCTCATCCCGGGCACTCGCGTGAGCGGATATTAAGTTTCTGTCAGGGATTCGGATATTCCACCGGTTCCTATCAACCCGGCGGCTGTCAGGATAAGGATAACAACGGGTGGATTGAAACCCGCCATGAGTGGGACTGGGTGGTGGCAACGGACAGTCCGTGGAGCGCAAAAATCAATTTAAGGACGGGGCAGTATGAGGTGATGGCGGCCGGCGAACTTTTGGCGCCCGCCGGACTGGTGCGGGATCAGCTCATAGCCATGGGTATTCCGCAGGATCATCTGCCGCCTCCCGTTGCGCAGGGCCTGTGGGTCTCCGGGTCGGTGGGCCGGAGTGCGACGCTTGATGACATAGAGGATGAAGTCAATCTTGCCGTACCGGAATGTCCAGGCGGAACGACAGGCATCTGGCCCGATTGCGTGACGGTTCCTCCCCCCATCCTGCCCAAATTCGAAACGCCCGAATTTGTTGCGCCTGCGGTTGAAGCAGTTAGCGATACGGTGGACGGCATCGTCGAAGATGCGGGCGGTTTGGTGGACGATGCGGGTGGTCTGGTGGAAGAAGCGATAAAGGCGATTGAAGAAGGCATTGAAGAAGGCGCAGAAAATCTGGGGAGATAGATTTTATGCGCTGAAGGCCCGGCCGCTCACCAACGGAGATGGGACGTTATATATATAGTCGGGACTGATACGGGGTATACAAATGCACCCTATAACAATTCAGGGTCAATTCAATGAATAATAAAAAAATGGTTCTGGCGCAGGGGCTGGCCTTTCTGCCCCTTGTCATGTTTGCCCTGTGCGGAGCGGTGGTGTTTTTCTGGCTTCCGCCCGCGTTTGACCCGGCGGAGCGGTTGATTGCCGGCGTCATAGCGGGAGGCGCAGCGGTGCTGCCCGTCATGCCTCTCATCAGAGAGGGGACAACAGCGGCTCGGGTTTGTCATCCGTCTTGTGGGTAACCGGGTTGCCGTAGAATATGACTCGCCCGGGTGTTTCAATTTACATCTGCCTTCCAAAACACCCATGCCGGCCTATCAGAGCCATTGGCACGAGGTGTTGGCGGACATGGGCCGGAAACTCCCCCATGATACGCTCATCTGCCTTGAAACGTGGGTGCTGCCGACGTTTCCGCCCAGAAACGGTTTCACGCAACGCCCGCTGAACCCCGGCCGCCGTTTGCCGTTGAGTATCAAGGCATGGATATTCGAGTTTTTCCTGCTGTTTTCATGGCAACCGTGGCCGCTGGCTGCCGCCCGCCGCCGAAGGTTCGGAAATTTCATGCGCCGCCGTCAGGAGTCAACACGCTGGGAGGCGCGCCTTGAAGACCTCATCGCCTTCCACAGTTCAAGCAGATCAATCCGCTCCGGCGGGATTGACCGTCAGGGCAGGCTTCGCCGCCCCCCGCGGTAGAGCCGGTTCATTACTCGACGGCCAGAGCCAGGTCGAGAAGTTTCTGTCCGTCGGGAACCTCGTTGACAAACATGCGGTATGACGTCTCGGCGGCAATGTCGCGCCATTTCTGAAAGTCGGACGGTGACATCGGGGTGATTTCCACGCCGGCTTGCCTGTAGACGTTGATGGACGCCGCATCCTGCTTTCTGGCTTCCCGGAGGTAGTAGGCCTCGGCCCTGACGGCCCCTTCCAGAATGGCTTTCTGTTGGGGTCCGGTCAGCCCCTTAAAGACTGATCTGTTCATCAGCAACGGCTGATACATGAACCACAGTGCGCCATCCGCGGTGGGGGGCGTGTAGCATTTCACCTGTTCATAAATCCTGTAGGACACAAAAGAAGACGATGAAGTGTTGGCGGCCTGCACCTCACCCGTCCGTAAAGCCTCGTAGATTTCCGAAGAGGCCATGGAGACAATCGACGCGCCGGCGCCGGCCAACATCTGCCCGGAAGCCTGACCCGCCGCACGGGCGCGGAGACCGCGAATATCGGACGGTCTGGTGATGCATCTGTCTTTGCCGACAAAACCACCGGCGAGATAACCATGAACCAGCACCATCACATTGTCGGCGGCCATTTTCTTTTCCAGTTCGGCCATGAAGGGCGATGTACTCAGACGGGCCGCATGATCATGGTTTTTCACCAGACCGGGCATCAGCGTCACATTATAGGCCGGTTGCCGGTCTCCCGCATAAATGAGGGGGAAGACCGTCATATCCAGTTCGCCGCGGCTCAGCGGACCGTACTGTTCCTGTGGCCTGAACAATGACCCTGATCCGAAAATCCTGATCTTAAGGCCAACATCGGCTCCGGCCACGTGAGCGGCGATAATCCCGGCGACCTTGTGGCGGATATCCTTGTCCGACCACTGGTGCGAGAGACGCAATTCCGTAGCTTGCGCAGAGGTTGCAACGATCATTGCTGTCAGCAGACTCACGATGGTTAAAAATTTATATTTCATGATTTCCTCGGTGAATAGTGTTCAAGTGAATAGCGGACAGCGTCAATGGTCCCCGGTTAATACTTCCCTGCAAATACGTATCAATAAGATAGCGGTAATTCTGCTATAGTGAAAGCATGACAGGGTCTTGTTCCTCCTCCTCCTCCGGTACGCCCCGCCGCACCCATCCTGCGGCGCGCCATGCTGCGGCGCGCCATGCCGCACGTCTGGCGGCGGTGCAGGCTCTCTATCAGATGGAGATCACCGGCATAGGGGTCAACACAATCATTGTCGAGTTTACCGAGCACCGCCTCAAACGGGCCGACCATGAGCATTTTGATGCACTGGTCACCGGTGTCGTTCATCAGCAGGCGGCCATTGACGGGGCTATCGCCGATGCCCTGGCGGCGGGATGGCGGC
It contains:
- the dctP gene encoding TRAP transporter substrate-binding protein DctP, whose protein sequence is MKYKFLTIVSLLTAMIVATSAQATELRLSHQWSDKDIRHKVAGIIAAHVAGADVGLKIRIFGSGSLFRPQEQYGPLSRGELDMTVFPLIYAGDRQPAYNVTLMPGLVKNHDHAARLSTSPFMAELEKKMAADNVMVLVHGYLAGGFVGKDRCITRPSDIRGLRARAAGQASGQMLAGAGASIVSMASSEIYEALRTGEVQAANTSSSSFVSYRIYEQVKCYTPPTADGALWFMYQPLLMNRSVFKGLTGPQQKAILEGAVRAEAYYLREARKQDAASINVYRQAGVEITPMSPSDFQKWRDIAAETSYRMFVNEVPDGQKLLDLALAVE
- the nusB gene encoding transcription antitermination factor NusB; the encoded protein is MTGSCSSSSSGTPRRTHPAARHAAARHAARLAAVQALYQMEITGIGVNTIIVEFTEHRLKRADHEHFDALVTGVVHQQAAIDGAIADALAAGWRLERLDSTLRAIVRAGVYELMHMDHIPVAVIIDDYLDTAHAFFNKEQTAFVNGVLDSLGRTLRPNSFS
- a CDS encoding aspartyl protease family protein: MIFSPRMFLALAFTLSVVLANGSANAQNTPRGISEESIATARAIVESRLIESIGKTLPRKESNDVTWVKISKSADGILYEGQLRWKNSEINNFNSPSALYKLKEKTISDTNKGFCNVTAIQLYSTLGGVMKVVYNTADAHQFASLTISCEESTATERDIIESIVIDDFGRSLPRKQNDDITWVKVSKSADGILYEGELSLTVNEFNNRHSPSALTKRKNVLIASTRKAFCNDKAVQLYSLLGGVFKVVYNTADAHQFAALTVACPELYFDRGYVEQQEYKEILKFDDTLGTIIIQVGINGVKGRFLLDTGAPNTITPDFAERVSAETDGLFATMGMDIGGNVIKGELTTLDTLHIGSLTYRDVNFVVTSLFEGGIVSHCLGLDGVIGANLMRKSVWKIDYVNRNILIADSPDDLGDLTGFDSIPFRTTTQGTPLIDLNIDGVIVKDINFDTGLSGHLSILKEYQGIFPDDPKNDFYVDGRATYGAGGKSQQTRTDFKVFNKVKIGTLSFDNLAVGFSEYHSLLGNRILENYDVILDWNSSKVLWKEVVQYQDKRNFDFASDVNTEGFFITGIYSNSSIPLLTGDQIVSWNGKDMRDMTESQKCDFLSSYVRGESSGDINLRVLRDSEEVPVTWVRD